A region from the Vicia villosa cultivar HV-30 ecotype Madison, WI linkage group LG3, Vvil1.0, whole genome shotgun sequence genome encodes:
- the LOC131659540 gene encoding uncharacterized protein LOC131659540 — translation MEIATHCINNNVDGHIWVEHKVVDTVSKVSVPSGCNPMQENDDSSSSSDDSDIEGKLFDDSEEERAAVENEGYEEEQAAPEVDADYVEVELEKSTESRRLVGNGKSVAYKRCASKKSKMTEQSPKVKVSVPSKLFGCTSSKIPTNIPRDDVDYCSEELDSSDPDESGDEKNPKYEKFRSELMNKDFKFKLGMEFNSLVEFKDAIREWSVLNGREIRFVKNENYRVRVECKGKCGFLALCSKVGDRHTYQLKTWVGSHSCARVLNNKSANSKWVSKLVVEKRKSMGKVKVSEIMSEMRMKYAVGITKGKAWRAQCLAEEIVEGDATRQYTMLWRYAAELKKQCPGNTIKIDVERPLPTIQPRFDKFYFCLDGCKKGFINGCRPFIGVDGCHLKTKYGGQLLVAVARDPNDQYYPLAFGVVETESKESWRWFLQLLMEDVGVERKYVFISDQQKGLVAVFEEMFEQIEHRICLRHLYANFKKKFGGGAAIRDLLMGAAKATYFQAWEKKMNELKALDKKAWEWLMGVPTRLWCKHSFSFYPKCDVLMNNLSESFNSTILQVRDKPILTMCEWIRNYLMNRIVNNLEKLSKWNHNIMPMPRKRLDKEVSMSGQWLPTWSMGDIWQVHHPFNGKQFIVDLGKKTCSCYFWELVGIPCMHAVSAMSYQSLNPESYVDECYTREAYQKCYEHNVSPINGMDMWPSVDVEDMLPPMFKKGPGRPKKLRFREQDESGSRMRRPGISYRCTKCDQFGHNSRKCKSKEQNPNALKRKRKAPRAKAAPAGNEEDLPAENDEAAPIGNEEAAPTGHEEAAPIGNEEAAPTDTYDDPDIDAAIEAMLQQEELSQVCNPTPSTDVQAATVNLAPASHGQTETTTIAADQPKSTASVAKKKKKKASVHKPKRKRVSERIKILKNSRQISGPGSTSDTPLVLDDADEKWKDIARRMTQ, via the exons ATGGAAATTGCCACACATTGTATCAATAATAACGTCGATGGTCATATATGGGTTGAACACAAAGTTGTGGATACCGTAAGCAAGGTTTCTGTGCCATCTGGTTGTAACCCTATGCAAGAAAATGATGACAGCAGTAGCAGCAGTGATGACAGTGATATTGAAGGAAAATTGTTTGATGATAGTGAAGAAGAGAGGGCAGCAGTAGAAAATGAAGGTTACGAGGAAGAACAAGCAGCCCCTGAAGTTGATGCTGATTATGTTGAAGTGGAATTAGAGAAATCCACAGAAAGTAGAAGGCTTGTGGGGAATGGCAAATCAGTTGCTTACAAGAGATGTGCTAGCAAGAAAAGCAAGATGACTGAACAATCACCCAAAGTCAAGGTATCTGTTCCATCTAAACTGTTTGGTTGTACCTCAAGCAAGATCCCCACTAATATCCCAAGAGATGATGTTGATTATTGTAGTGAGGAGTTGGACAGTTCTGATCCCGATGAAAGTGGTGATGAAAAGAATCCAAAATATGAAAAGTTTAGAAGTGAGTTGATGAATAAAGACTTCAAATTCAAGTTAGGAATGGAATTTAATTCTTTGGTGGAGTTCAAAGATGCTATTAGGGAATGGTCTGTTCTTAATGGAAGAGAGATAAGgtttgtaaaaaatgaaaactATAGGGTTAGGGTGGAGTGTAAGGGCAAATGTGGTTTTTTGGCTTTGTGTAGTAAAGTTGGTGACAGACACACTTACCAACTAAAAACATGGGTGGGGTCACATAGTTGTGCTAGGGTTTTAAATAACAAATCAGCCAACTCAAAGTGGGTATCAAAGCTAGTGGTGGAAAAAAGGAAGTCCATGGGAAAGGTAAAAGTGTCTGAAATAATGTCTGAAATGAGAATGAAATATGCTGTGGGTATCACTAAAGGCAAAGCATGGAGAGCACAATGCTTGGCTGAAGAAATAGTTGAAGGAGATGCAACTAGGCAATACACTATGTTATGGAGGTATGCAGCAGAGCTTAAAAAACAATGTCCTGGGAATACTATCAAGATTGATGTGGAGAGGCCTCTGCCTACTATTCAACCAAGATTTGATAAGTTTTACTTTTGCTTGGATGGATGCAAGAAGGGATTCATTAATGGCTGTAGGCCGTTCATTGGTGTGGATGGATGCCATCTTAAAACAAAGTATGGAGGTCAACTCTTAGTAGCTGTGGCTAGAGATCCAAATGACCAGTATTATCCATTGGCTTTTGGagttgtagagactgaatcaaaAGAAAGCTGGAGGTGGTTCCTGCAATTACTTATGGAAGATGTTGGTGTAGAGAGGAAATATGTGTTTATATCAGATCAACAAAAG GGACTTGTAGCAGTGTTTGAAGAAATGTTTGAGCAGATTGAGCATAGAATTTGTCTTAGACATCTCTAtgcaaattttaagaaaaagtttGGTGGTGGTGCAGCAATTAGGGATCTCTTAATGGGAGCTGCTAAAGCAACATATTTTCAAGCTTGGGAGAAAAAGATGAATGAGTTGAAGGCCCTTGACAAGAAGGCATGGGAATGGCTTATGGGTGTTCCAACCAGATTGTGGTGTAAgcattctttctctttttatccAAAGTGTGATGTATTGATGAACAATTTAAGTGAGTCATTTAACAGTACAATCTTGCAAGTTAGGGACAAACCTATCCTCACAATGTGTGAGTGGATTAGAAACTACTTGATGAATAGGATTGTTAATAATTTAGAAAAGCTAAGCAAGTGGAATCACAATATTATGCCAATGCCTAGGAAGAGGCTAGACAAGGAAGTCTCAATGAGTGGTCAATGGCTCCCTACTTGGAGTATGGGTGACATCTGGCAGGTGCATCACCCATTCAATGGTAAACAGTTTATAGTTGATCTTGGGAAAAAAACATGTTCATGTTATTTTTGGGAACTAGTGGGTATACCATGTATGCATGCTGTCTCTGCCATGAGTTATCAAAGTTTGAATCCAGAGTCATATGTAGATGAGTGCTATACTAGAGAGGCATATCAAAAGTGTTATGAACATAATGTGAGCCCCATCAATGGGATGGACATGTGGCCATCAGTAGATGTGGAAGATATGCTGCCACCTATGTTTAAGAAAGGACCTGGTAGGCCAAAGAAGTTAAGGTTTAGGGAACAAGATGAGTCTGGTTCAAGAATGAGAAGGCCTGGTATTTCATATAGATGCACAAAGTGTGATCAGTTTGGGCATAACTCAAGGAAATGCAAAAGcaaggaacaaaaccctaatgcaCTAAAGAGAAAG AGAAAGGCACCAAGAGCCAAAGCTGCACCTGCTGGAAATGAGGAAGATCTCCCTGCTGAAAATGATGAAGCTGCACCTATTGGAAATGAGGAAGCTGCACCTACTGGACATGAGGAGGCTGCACCTATTGGAAATGAGGAAGCTGCACCTACTGATACTTATGATGATCCTGACATAGATGCTGCAATTGAAGCTATGCTGCAACAAGAAGAATTATCACAAGTCTGCAATCCCACACCCTCTACAGATGTTCAAGCTGCAACAGTCAATCTTGCTCCTGCATCACATGGTCAAACTGAAACAACAACCATAGCAGCTGATCAACCTAAGTCTACTGCATCTGttgcaaaaaaaaagaagaaaaaagcatCTGTTCACAAGCCTAAGAGGAAGAGGGTTAGTGAAAGGATTAAGATTTTGAAGAATTCAAGGCAAATTAGTGGGCCAGGCTCAACTTCAGATACACCATTGGTACTTGATGATGCGGATGAAAAATGGAAGGACATTGCAAGAAGAATGACTCAGTAG
- the LOC131657018 gene encoding uncharacterized protein LOC131657018 produces MEESSNTSILSNGRTRPKCGHDLPMKMFISKSKANPGRKYWKCKHWGKEEDCELFLWDDEYFGVDVSKEDRLVCTCETVAHQIKMLTKEIEELKITIDNTRKVVKFVISIVVCYCVFYGIGLGRM; encoded by the exons ATGGAAGAAAGCTCAAACACAAGCATCCTCTCTAATGGAAGAACAAGACCCAAATGTGGACACGATCTCCCAATGAAAATGTTTATTTCCAAATCCAAAGCAAATCCAGGGAGAAAATACTGGAAGTGCAAGCACTGGGGG AAAGAGGAGGATTGCGAGCTGTTTCTATGGGATGATGAGTATTTTGGAGTGGACGTTTCAAAGGAAGATCGTTTGGTCTGTACGTGCGAGACTGTGGCTCACCAGATTAAGATGCTCACGAAGGAGATCGAAGAATTGAAGATTACTATTGACAACACTAGAAAAGTAGTGAAATTTGTGATATCAATAGTTGTTTGTTACTGTGTGTTTTATGGTATAGGCTTAGGTAGAATGTAA